A window from Staphylococcus succinus encodes these proteins:
- a CDS encoding N-acetylmannosamine-6-phosphate 2-epimerase produces the protein MLPKGLIVSCQALSDEPLHSSFIMSKMALAAYEGGAVGIRANSKEDIIAIKKEIDLPVIGIVKRDYAGSNVFITATRQEIDELITSQCEVIALDATMQTRPKESLQDLVAYLRETAPNIELMADISTVEEAQYADKLGFDYIGTTLRGYTPYTQGHILFEDDFQFLKDVLNQVNAKVIAEGNVMTPEMLKQVTDLGVHCTVVGGAITRPKEITKRFIQAMNQ, from the coding sequence ATGTTACCAAAGGGATTAATTGTTTCTTGCCAAGCATTATCTGACGAACCATTGCATTCATCATTTATCATGTCAAAAATGGCCCTAGCAGCATATGAAGGTGGCGCAGTTGGTATTAGAGCAAATTCGAAAGAAGATATTATCGCAATCAAAAAAGAAATAGATTTGCCTGTTATTGGTATTGTTAAACGAGATTATGCTGGATCAAATGTCTTTATTACTGCCACACGTCAAGAAATTGATGAACTTATTACAAGCCAGTGTGAAGTTATTGCCCTAGATGCTACAATGCAAACGCGTCCCAAAGAATCACTTCAAGACCTTGTTGCTTATTTACGAGAAACTGCACCGAATATTGAGCTAATGGCTGATATTTCTACAGTGGAAGAAGCACAGTATGCTGATAAACTCGGATTTGATTATATTGGAACGACTTTACGAGGCTATACACCATATACACAAGGTCATATTTTATTCGAAGATGACTTCCAATTTCTTAAAGATGTGCTCAATCAAGTAAATGCCAAAGTCATTGCTGAAGGTAATGTTATGACACCTGAAATGTTAAAACAAGTCACGGATCTTGGTGTTCATTGCACAGTAGTAGGTGGCGCAATTACACGTCCTAAGGAAATTACCAAACGCTTTATACAAGCTATGAATCAGTAA
- a CDS encoding MurR/RpiR family transcriptional regulator, which yields MKFENRIQRYHHLFTKTDKQIVDYIQNNDFDDTFSTINSLAYAIGTSPATITRFSNKLNYENFQDLKFNLQQEMTDKKIENSPLIQRIHKYHQDIIQQTGEFIADDKIQSFVNQIIRSRQIIYAGLGSSGLSATEFYYRMMRMGLKGNVSTDAHQMKIFASLLSASDTFVAISNSGETAELIAAAEIAHEQGAYVVAITNYEGSALTQCADLVLITTDQSRINDSRFINTQIATLFLIDIVSYLLLDDEYMQGVYQKTKHVILNE from the coding sequence ATGAAATTTGAAAACCGAATACAACGCTATCATCACTTATTTACCAAGACGGATAAGCAAATTGTAGATTATATTCAAAATAATGATTTTGATGATACATTTTCAACCATCAATTCTTTGGCTTATGCAATCGGTACATCACCAGCTACGATTACGCGTTTTAGCAATAAATTGAATTACGAGAATTTTCAAGATTTGAAATTCAATTTACAGCAAGAAATGACAGATAAAAAAATTGAAAATAGCCCGCTTATACAACGTATCCACAAATATCATCAAGATATCATACAACAAACAGGTGAATTTATCGCAGATGATAAAATACAGAGTTTCGTGAATCAAATCATACGTAGTCGACAAATTATTTATGCTGGATTAGGTAGTTCTGGCTTATCGGCTACAGAATTTTATTATCGGATGATGCGTATGGGATTGAAAGGAAATGTTTCAACAGATGCCCATCAAATGAAAATTTTTGCTTCTCTATTATCGGCATCAGATACATTTGTAGCTATATCGAATAGTGGTGAAACTGCAGAACTTATCGCAGCAGCAGAAATTGCACATGAGCAAGGGGCTTACGTCGTTGCAATTACAAATTATGAGGGTAGTGCTTTAACACAATGTGCAGATTTAGTGTTAATCACAACAGATCAATCTAGAATCAATGATTCCAGATTTATTAATACTCAAATCGCTACACTTTTTTTAATTGATATCGTAAGTTATTTATTGTTAGACGATGAGTATATGCAAGGTGTTTATCAAAAAACGAAGCATGTTATTTTGAATGAATAA
- a CDS encoding ROK family protein, translating to MENYKIAIDIGGTAIKAAVLDESYHFIDYKKVPTPNNINHFIVDVVYDLVETYQQLYNINPLKVGISSAGVIDEVHGRVVYSGPTIPNFKSTNFHTLLSPLSAQVHVFNDVNAALLGELVFHKYDQENIFCLTLGTGIGGAFYNNTLQLYNGERNRANEIGYLLYKIEDGTTFEQRASTSALKSLMHDYAFAYADDVPKLFEAAKYHDSTALAILNQWGNDVAEGLAQIQIMYDPGLILIGGGISTQGNQLLKYITPKINQFLPHQFGHAPIQTVRSENHAALFGAVSRF from the coding sequence GTGGAAAATTATAAAATAGCAATAGATATTGGAGGCACCGCGATTAAAGCTGCAGTTTTAGATGAATCATATCATTTCATAGATTATAAAAAAGTACCTACGCCAAACAATATCAATCACTTTATCGTTGATGTCGTATATGACTTAGTAGAAACATACCAACAGCTATATAACATTAATCCTTTAAAAGTTGGTATTTCTAGTGCAGGTGTCATTGATGAGGTTCATGGCAGAGTGGTTTATAGTGGACCAACTATTCCTAACTTCAAAAGTACAAATTTCCATACGTTACTATCACCTTTAAGTGCTCAAGTACATGTGTTTAACGATGTAAATGCTGCATTATTAGGTGAACTCGTTTTCCATAAATACGATCAGGAAAATATATTTTGCCTTACTTTGGGTACTGGTATTGGTGGCGCGTTTTATAATAATACGTTACAGCTATATAATGGTGAACGAAATAGGGCTAATGAAATAGGATATTTATTATATAAAATAGAAGATGGTACAACATTTGAACAACGTGCCTCCACTTCAGCACTTAAATCATTGATGCATGACTATGCGTTTGCATATGCTGATGATGTACCTAAGTTATTCGAAGCAGCAAAATATCATGACAGTACAGCTCTAGCTATACTTAACCAATGGGGGAACGATGTTGCAGAAGGTCTTGCTCAAATACAAATTATGTATGATCCAGGATTAATTCTGATTGGTGGTGGTATATCGACTCAAGGTAACCAATTACTTAAATATATTACACCGAAAATCAATCAATTTTTACCACACCAATTTGGACATGCACCTATTCAAACTGTACGTAGTGAAAATCATGCCGCTTTATTCGGTGCAGTGTCTAGATTTTAA
- a CDS encoding GNAT family N-acetyltransferase produces the protein MIRHATKTDLPNILDIYNDAILNTTAVYTYNPQTIEAREEWFEKKANNHEPVLVYEEQGEAIAFATYGSFRDWPAYQYSIEHSIYVNKHHRGKGIASLLLAEIIQTARDHGYKTLVAGIDATNDYSIYLHKKFKFTHSGTIHNVGYKFNKWLDLAFYQLDLSNNE, from the coding sequence ATGATACGTCATGCTACTAAAACAGATTTACCAAATATATTAGATATCTATAATGATGCAATCTTAAATACTACTGCAGTATATACATACAATCCACAAACTATTGAGGCACGTGAAGAATGGTTTGAAAAAAAAGCAAATAATCATGAACCTGTACTCGTATATGAAGAACAAGGCGAAGCAATCGCATTTGCAACTTATGGGTCTTTTCGTGATTGGCCAGCCTATCAATATTCCATTGAACATTCTATTTATGTAAATAAGCACCATAGAGGTAAAGGTATTGCTTCTCTATTGCTTGCTGAAATTATTCAAACTGCACGTGATCATGGATATAAAACATTAGTAGCTGGTATTGATGCAACTAATGATTATAGTATCTACCTACATAAGAAGTTTAAATTCACCCATTCAGGCACAATTCATAATGTAGGCTATAAATTTAATAAATGGCTAGACTTAGCTTTCTATCAACTCGACTTAAGTAACAACGAATAA
- a CDS encoding N-acetylneuraminate lyase, translating into MEDTLKGLYAALLVPFDERGQVKEEGLKQIAQNAIETEKLDGLYVNGSSGENFLINKEQKKQIFRLAKEAVSEDVKMIAQIGSLDLNEAIELGKYATELGYDAISAVTPFYYPFSFEEIKAYYFELIEATQNDLIIYAIPDLTGVNISIEQFGELFDHEKVIGVKYTAPNFFLLERIRNAFPNKLILSGFDEMLVQAVISGVDGAIGSTYNVNGKRARQIFDKAQNGDIAEAYQIQHDTNDIIENILAMGIYPTLKEILSSRGIDGGQPKRPFKPFDESNRSQLETLIKKYNL; encoded by the coding sequence ATGGAAGATACATTGAAAGGTTTATACGCAGCATTGTTAGTGCCATTTGATGAACGAGGTCAAGTTAAAGAAGAAGGATTAAAACAAATTGCCCAAAATGCCATTGAAACTGAAAAGTTAGATGGATTATATGTAAATGGGAGTTCCGGAGAAAATTTTTTAATAAATAAAGAACAGAAGAAACAGATATTTAGACTAGCAAAGGAAGCCGTTAGTGAAGATGTGAAAATGATTGCTCAAATTGGTTCACTAGACTTGAATGAAGCAATAGAACTAGGTAAATATGCTACAGAATTAGGCTATGACGCGATTTCTGCAGTTACACCATTTTATTATCCTTTTTCATTTGAAGAGATTAAAGCGTATTATTTTGAGTTAATTGAAGCTACTCAAAATGACCTTATTATATATGCAATACCTGATTTAACAGGAGTAAATATTTCTATTGAACAATTTGGAGAACTCTTTGACCATGAAAAAGTCATTGGTGTGAAATACACAGCGCCTAATTTCTTTTTACTTGAACGCATTCGAAATGCTTTTCCAAATAAATTAATACTTTCTGGTTTTGATGAAATGTTAGTGCAAGCAGTAATATCTGGTGTGGATGGTGCAATTGGATCGACATATAATGTGAACGGAAAACGTGCAAGACAGATTTTTGACAAAGCTCAAAATGGAGATATTGCTGAAGCTTATCAAATTCAACATGATACTAATGACATTATTGAAAATATATTAGCTATGGGCATATACCCAACATTAAAAGAAATATTAAGTTCACGCGGGATTGATGGTGGTCAACCTAAACGTCCATTTAAACCTTTTGATGAAAGTAATCGAAGCCAATTAGAAACTTTAATTAAAAAATATAACTTATAA
- the thiC gene encoding phosphomethylpyrimidine synthase ThiC, with amino-acid sequence MEQDKIELKKQFPSSQRLWISGEERDIQVPFRSIELSPTVTEQGTTPNESVVVYDTAGPYHDDDYEVNVQKGIPQLRAKWIEERDDTNFYEGRKVVSLDNGFKKDNHKKFVETPFEYKPRKAKPGKNVTQMHYARQGIITKEMKFIATREDISAEYVRSEIARGRAIIPNNINHPESEPMIIGKNFQVKINANIGNSAVSSSIEAEIEKLVWSIHWGADTIMDLSTGKNIHATREFLLRNSPVPVGTVPIYQALEKVDGNAQDLTWEIYRDTLIEQAEQGVDYFTIHAGVLLRYVPTTVSRLTGIVSRGGSIMAQWCLAHHEESFLYMHFSEICEILREYDIAISLGDGLRPGSIYDANDESQILELKTLGELTAIAWKYDVQVMVEGPGHVPIHKIKENQELEDFYCQEAPFYTLGPLTTDIAPAYDHITSAIGAAQIASYGTAMLCYVTPKEHLGLPNKDDVREGVVTYKIAAHAADLAKGMKGAQKRDDEISRARFEFRWYDQFNLSLDPDKARSFHDETLPAESAKVAHFCSMCGPKFCSMRISHDLRKNPELKAEGLKQKSEEFVSEGSKIYH; translated from the coding sequence ATGGAACAAGATAAAATTGAATTAAAGAAACAATTTCCATCTAGTCAACGATTATGGATTAGCGGTGAAGAACGAGATATTCAAGTGCCTTTTAGGTCAATAGAACTATCACCGACTGTCACAGAGCAAGGCACAACGCCTAATGAATCAGTAGTTGTTTATGATACTGCTGGACCTTATCATGATGATGATTATGAAGTGAATGTTCAAAAAGGCATACCACAATTACGAGCCAAGTGGATTGAAGAACGTGACGATACGAACTTTTATGAAGGACGTAAAGTCGTTTCATTGGATAATGGTTTTAAAAAAGATAACCATAAAAAATTCGTAGAAACACCCTTTGAATATAAACCACGTAAAGCAAAACCTGGAAAAAATGTGACACAAATGCATTATGCAAGACAAGGTATTATTACAAAAGAAATGAAATTTATTGCAACAAGAGAAGATATATCAGCTGAGTATGTACGTTCTGAAATTGCACGTGGACGCGCAATTATTCCTAATAATATAAATCATCCAGAATCAGAACCAATGATTATCGGGAAAAATTTCCAAGTGAAAATTAATGCTAATATAGGGAATTCAGCAGTGAGTTCTTCAATAGAAGCAGAAATAGAAAAATTAGTATGGTCAATTCACTGGGGTGCTGACACAATTATGGATCTCTCAACTGGTAAAAATATTCACGCAACACGTGAGTTTTTATTACGTAATTCTCCTGTTCCAGTTGGGACAGTTCCAATATATCAAGCGTTAGAAAAAGTAGATGGTAACGCACAAGATCTTACTTGGGAAATTTATAGAGATACCTTAATCGAACAAGCTGAACAAGGTGTAGACTATTTTACGATTCATGCAGGCGTATTATTAAGATATGTACCAACTACAGTGAGTCGTTTAACGGGTATTGTTTCGCGTGGTGGTTCAATTATGGCACAATGGTGTTTAGCGCATCATGAAGAAAGTTTCTTATATATGCACTTTAGCGAAATTTGTGAAATTTTAAGAGAATATGATATTGCAATATCTTTAGGCGATGGTTTACGACCTGGATCAATTTATGATGCAAATGATGAAAGCCAAATCTTGGAATTAAAAACATTAGGAGAACTTACAGCTATTGCATGGAAGTATGATGTTCAAGTGATGGTTGAAGGTCCAGGCCATGTGCCAATTCATAAAATAAAAGAAAATCAGGAACTTGAAGATTTTTATTGTCAAGAAGCACCATTTTATACTTTAGGACCGCTTACAACAGATATTGCCCCAGCTTATGATCATATTACTTCTGCAATAGGAGCGGCACAGATTGCGAGTTATGGCACTGCGATGTTGTGTTACGTTACACCTAAAGAACATCTAGGATTGCCTAACAAAGATGATGTAAGAGAAGGGGTAGTCACATATAAGATAGCGGCACATGCAGCTGATTTAGCAAAAGGTATGAAAGGTGCCCAAAAAAGAGACGATGAGATCAGTAGGGCACGGTTTGAATTTAGATGGTATGACCAATTCAACCTTTCTTTAGATCCTGATAAAGCGAGATCATTTCACGATGAGACGTTACCGGCAGAATCAGCAAAAGTTGCGCATTTTTGTAGTATGTGTGGGCCGAAATTCTGTTCAATGCGTATCTCTCATGATTTACGAAAAAACCCCGAATTGAAAGCAGAAGGATTGAAACAAAAGTCAGAAGAATTTGTGTCCGAAGGTAGTAAAATATACCATTAA
- the srtA gene encoding class A sortase SrtA: MKKWGDRLITTVGILLILTAVYMFAKPSIQHYFAVKDNEKKVEKYERRQRHHTSTAIPKDKTKMVGYISVPDADIKTPVYPGPATPNQLDRGVSFAEGNESLNDQNIAIAGHTVKGSSDYQFSSLPKVHKGSKVYFNVGNEKRTYKITKVFDVQPDDVQVLDEQDTSTKQLTLITCDNYNEQTGEWEKRKIFIAKEI; this comes from the coding sequence ATGAAAAAATGGGGCGACCGACTCATTACAACTGTTGGCATATTACTCATATTAACTGCTGTTTATATGTTTGCTAAACCATCCATTCAACACTATTTTGCTGTCAAAGATAATGAAAAAAAAGTTGAAAAATACGAACGTAGGCAGCGACATCATACATCCACCGCTATACCTAAAGATAAAACAAAAATGGTCGGTTATATTTCGGTACCAGATGCTGACATAAAGACGCCAGTTTATCCTGGTCCTGCTACGCCGAATCAACTTGATAGAGGGGTAAGTTTTGCTGAAGGAAATGAGTCACTAAACGATCAAAATATTGCGATTGCAGGACATACAGTTAAAGGATCTTCTGATTATCAATTTTCAAGTTTACCTAAAGTACATAAAGGCAGTAAAGTTTATTTCAATGTAGGAAACGAAAAGCGCACTTATAAGATTACTAAAGTATTTGATGTGCAACCAGATGATGTACAAGTGCTAGATGAGCAAGATACATCTACTAAACAATTAACTTTGATAACATGTGACAACTATAATGAACAAACAGGGGAATGGGAAAAACGTAAAATATTTATAGCAAAAGAGATATAA
- a CDS encoding NAD(P)H-dependent oxidoreductase produces MTQMQGHIIEAFNFRHATKRFDATKQISSDEFNTILEAGRLSPSSLGLEPWRFVVVQNKTLREKLKAISWGAQGQLDTASHFVVILARKNVTSKSPFVQHLLRDIKQYSEESIPATEEKFDNFQTGFHINDNERTLLDWARKQTYIALGNMMTSAALLNIDSCPIEGFDLDAVNQLLIDEGIMDGEHFAPSVMVAFGYRETEPKAKIRQPQSDVVKWFE; encoded by the coding sequence ATGACACAAATGCAAGGACATATTATTGAGGCATTTAATTTTAGACATGCAACGAAACGTTTTGATGCAACGAAACAAATTAGTTCAGATGAATTTAATACAATTTTAGAAGCGGGGAGACTGTCTCCAAGCTCACTTGGATTAGAACCATGGAGATTTGTCGTTGTACAAAATAAAACACTTAGAGAAAAATTAAAAGCTATAAGTTGGGGCGCGCAGGGACAATTAGATACTGCAAGTCACTTTGTAGTAATTTTAGCGCGAAAAAATGTTACTTCTAAATCACCGTTTGTGCAACATTTATTACGCGATATTAAACAATATAGTGAAGAAAGTATTCCAGCAACAGAAGAAAAATTCGATAATTTCCAAACCGGATTTCATATCAATGATAATGAACGTACATTATTGGATTGGGCTAGAAAACAAACATATATAGCACTTGGTAACATGATGACAAGTGCAGCATTATTAAATATAGATTCTTGTCCTATTGAAGGGTTTGATTTAGATGCAGTGAACCAATTGTTAATTGATGAAGGTATTATGGATGGAGAACATTTTGCGCCTTCAGTAATGGTCGCATTTGGTTATAGAGAAACTGAACCTAAAGCTAAAATACGCCAACCACAGTCAGATGTTGTGAAATGGTTTGAATAA
- a CDS encoding NAD(P)H-dependent oxidoreductase: MSTLVIVAHPDITSSTVNKQWRDALSKHEDIVTVHELYPEYPHGKIDIEKEQKLLETHDHIVFQYPLYWYSSPPLLKQYLDEVLTYGWAYGSEGNALKGKSIALAVSIGALPESYTLEGNVKYTVDELLSPMIATSRFVKANYVGSHKLYGALTITSSQLTNNTEAYVEFIKQLEQ; this comes from the coding sequence TTGTCTACATTAGTGATTGTTGCACATCCAGATATTACAAGTTCTACAGTCAATAAACAATGGAGAGATGCTTTATCAAAACATGAAGATATAGTAACAGTACATGAACTATATCCAGAATATCCTCACGGCAAAATTGATATTGAGAAAGAACAAAAGTTATTAGAGACACATGATCATATTGTGTTTCAATATCCGCTATATTGGTATAGTAGTCCTCCATTATTGAAACAATATTTAGATGAAGTACTTACTTATGGATGGGCCTATGGCTCTGAAGGTAATGCTTTAAAAGGAAAAAGTATTGCGCTTGCTGTATCCATTGGTGCGTTACCGGAATCATATACATTAGAAGGCAATGTGAAGTATACGGTTGATGAATTATTGAGTCCAATGATTGCGACGTCTAGATTTGTTAAAGCGAATTATGTAGGTTCTCATAAATTATATGGTGCACTCACTATTACATCAAGTCAACTTACAAATAATACAGAAGCATATGTGGAATTTATAAAACAATTAGAACAATAA
- a CDS encoding Cof-type HAD-IIB family hydrolase has protein sequence MIKAIAVDMDGTFLDSKKNYDQDRFESIFQKLKAQDIKFIAASGNQYAKLKSIFGQRDMLFVAENGAVIYEGNTLYDYCAFDRKQYQSVIDYLNIERGIDNLIVCGLNSAYILKDTAEMFKEIAHFYYHQLEEIDSFQQLPEDEYVKIALNIDRHTHPTLDQDLNDYFSENVKLVSSGRDSIDLIIPGMTKGNALQRLLTKWDMTGDNLMAFGDANNDLDMLQLAKHSYVMKNSDDKSLFDIANHIAPSNDEQGVLTVIEDNVLTAIGKE, from the coding sequence ATGATAAAAGCGATTGCGGTTGATATGGATGGTACGTTTTTAGATTCAAAGAAAAATTATGATCAAGATAGATTTGAAAGTATTTTTCAAAAACTCAAAGCTCAAGACATTAAATTTATAGCAGCAAGTGGGAACCAATATGCTAAATTAAAATCCATTTTTGGACAACGAGATATGTTGTTTGTTGCTGAAAATGGCGCAGTGATATATGAAGGTAATACATTATATGATTACTGTGCGTTTGATAGAAAACAATATCAAAGTGTAATTGACTACTTAAATATTGAACGAGGCATCGATAATCTCATCGTTTGTGGTTTGAATAGTGCTTACATCTTAAAAGATACTGCAGAGATGTTTAAAGAAATTGCTCATTTTTATTATCATCAATTAGAAGAAATTGATTCCTTTCAACAATTGCCAGAAGATGAATACGTAAAAATTGCATTAAATATTGATAGACACACGCACCCAACGCTAGACCAAGATTTAAATGACTATTTCAGTGAAAATGTAAAACTGGTCTCCAGTGGACGCGATAGTATCGACCTTATTATACCTGGGATGACGAAAGGGAATGCATTACAGAGGTTATTGACCAAATGGGATATGACAGGGGATAACTTAATGGCTTTTGGTGATGCAAATAATGATTTAGATATGTTGCAACTAGCTAAACATAGCTATGTTATGAAGAACAGTGATGACAAATCACTATTTGATATCGCAAATCATATTGCACCTTCCAATGATGAGCAAGGCGTGTTAACAGTGATTGAAGATAACGTGTTAACAGCAATCGGCAAAGAATAG
- a CDS encoding sodium:solute symporter — translation MQQIGFGLWNWVAVIVYLVIMLLVGVYFTKRASQNTDSFFTGGGRLPSWAIGFSIYATTLSAITFMSTPEKAFLTDWSYIVGNIAIVAIIPLLIYFYVPFFKKLKVTSAYEYLEARFGPSVRVIGSMLFVLFHLGRVAIVIYLPTLAITSVSDINPFLVASLVGILCILYTFLGGFEGVVWSDFIQGVILLCGAAAIIILGVIHIQGGMGTVVSDAIDHKKIVSVDNWKLNSAAAAIPIIFLGNIFNNLHQYTASQDVVQRYQASDSLKETTKSLWMNGALALISAPLFYGMGTMMYSFYNHESTLPKGFNTSSVVPYFILTEMPPFVAGLLIAAIFAAAQSTISSSLNSISACLSIDIKHRFFGKGNEKHEVSFARWMIIISGIIGFGMSIYLIASDSNDLWDLFLLITGLVGVPLAGVFAVGIFTKRTNTFGVIMGLIFGVVFAYIFNGIGGGNSPFFVSIISFAVAFVFSYLISLVVPGKKKDIKGLTIFDKNEQSNYISKIHVREK, via the coding sequence ATGCAACAAATAGGATTTGGTCTATGGAACTGGGTAGCTGTGATTGTATATCTCGTAATAATGCTATTAGTCGGTGTTTATTTTACAAAACGTGCAAGTCAAAATACTGATAGCTTCTTTACTGGTGGAGGACGGTTACCTTCTTGGGCGATAGGTTTTTCTATCTATGCTACGACACTAAGCGCCATTACATTTATGTCAACACCGGAAAAAGCATTTTTAACAGATTGGTCATATATCGTTGGTAATATCGCGATTGTGGCGATTATTCCATTGTTAATATATTTTTATGTACCTTTTTTCAAAAAGCTAAAAGTAACTTCAGCATATGAGTATTTAGAAGCACGATTTGGACCGAGCGTGCGCGTAATTGGGTCAATGCTCTTTGTACTATTCCATTTAGGACGCGTTGCAATAGTAATCTACTTACCCACATTGGCAATCACTTCTGTATCTGACATAAATCCTTTTTTAGTTGCAAGTCTTGTCGGTATACTATGTATATTATATACCTTTTTGGGTGGATTTGAAGGTGTCGTTTGGAGTGACTTTATTCAAGGCGTTATTTTATTATGTGGCGCTGCAGCCATTATTATCCTAGGCGTCATTCATATTCAAGGTGGTATGGGAACAGTTGTCAGTGATGCGATTGACCACAAAAAAATAGTGAGTGTAGATAATTGGAAATTGAACTCTGCCGCTGCTGCAATACCAATTATTTTTTTAGGTAACATTTTTAATAATTTACATCAATATACCGCGAGTCAAGATGTAGTACAACGTTATCAAGCTTCAGACTCTTTGAAAGAAACGACTAAATCATTATGGATGAATGGTGCCTTAGCGTTAATATCTGCACCTTTATTTTACGGTATGGGGACAATGATGTATTCATTTTATAATCATGAAAGTACATTGCCGAAAGGGTTTAACACGTCTTCTGTAGTACCATACTTTATTCTTACAGAAATGCCACCATTTGTAGCTGGATTGTTAATTGCTGCAATTTTTGCAGCAGCACAATCAACGATTTCATCCAGTTTAAATTCAATTTCTGCATGTTTGTCAATTGATATAAAACATAGATTTTTTGGTAAAGGTAACGAGAAGCATGAAGTGAGCTTTGCGAGATGGATGATTATTATATCAGGCATTATTGGTTTTGGTATGTCTATTTACCTTATTGCCTCGGACTCTAATGATTTGTGGGATTTATTCTTACTTATTACTGGTCTAGTTGGTGTACCACTTGCAGGTGTATTTGCGGTAGGCATATTTACAAAACGTACGAATACCTTTGGGGTAATTATGGGGCTGATATTTGGCGTAGTATTTGCTTATATTTTTAACGGTATAGGCGGTGGGAATTCACCATTCTTTGTTTCAATCATTTCATTTGCAGTTGCTTTTGTCTTTTCCTACTTGATTAGTTTAGTAGTACCAGGAAAGAAAAAGGACATCAAAGGATTAACTATTTTTGATAAAAATGAACAGTCGAATTACATTTCCAAAATACATGTAAGAGAAAAATAA
- a CDS encoding phosphatase PAP2 family protein, producing the protein MVISKRLATLILVILSSILLVALWIDLPVSQFLMNQNSVFGTIFQDLGLFPPTLILIISMIILNFYIFSRLHSKLAKYIILIMTFIYTLIKTNSLLSETVQYVVSSLDNIKKHKPIGVASNEGDAGSALSIGAGYLITFIILLIIILVVYQFWLKRIDQNEIERLFKVALVSFFVLLVGLETIDSLKELWGRARPYEIGTHGAHFTNWLTINGNTGHSSFPSGHTTDAAYFMFIAFYFKKLKSQKVIFNIGLAYTIIMCLSRLRIGAHFLGDVTMSFMLIFMLMIAADYMINKLNTYKM; encoded by the coding sequence ATGGTTATTTCGAAAAGATTAGCGACACTCATTCTAGTCATACTTAGTAGCATTTTACTTGTGGCTTTATGGATTGACTTACCTGTTTCACAATTTCTTATGAATCAGAATTCTGTATTTGGAACAATATTTCAAGATTTAGGGTTATTTCCGCCTACGTTAATATTAATTATTTCAATGATTATTTTAAATTTTTATATATTTTCAAGATTACATAGCAAATTAGCTAAATATATCATTCTAATTATGACATTTATTTATACTTTAATAAAAACTAATTCACTTCTATCAGAAACAGTGCAGTATGTCGTATCAAGTTTAGATAATATTAAGAAGCATAAACCGATAGGCGTGGCTAGTAATGAAGGTGATGCAGGAAGTGCATTATCTATAGGTGCAGGGTACTTAATTACATTTATTATTTTGCTTATTATTATACTAGTTGTCTATCAATTTTGGTTAAAACGTATAGATCAAAATGAAATAGAAAGGTTGTTTAAAGTAGCGCTAGTTAGTTTTTTTGTATTACTTGTTGGATTAGAAACTATTGATAGTTTAAAAGAATTATGGGGACGCGCAAGACCATATGAAATCGGCACTCATGGAGCGCATTTTACAAATTGGTTAACGATAAATGGTAATACTGGACATAGTTCTTTCCCTTCAGGGCATACGACTGATGCGGCATATTTTATGTTTATAGCCTTTTATTTTAAAAAGTTAAAATCGCAAAAAGTGATATTCAATATTGGATTGGCGTATACAATTATTATGTGTCTCAGTCGTTTACGTATTGGTGCCCATTTTTTAGGCGACGTTACGATGTCGTTTATGTTAATTTTTATGCTAATGATTGCAGCAGATTATATGATTAATAAGTTGAATACGTACAAAATGTAA